The genomic window TAGTGCCAAACATGTCTGTATGctcatttattgctattattatgccCATCATTGTGATCCTGCTGTTGCTGAAATCATGTCTACTCTTCACTGCAATCATATTCGTCACGGGAATCATGTTCGTTGCTGTGACCATGTCTGTTGATTAACTGTGTCTGTCGCTGCAACCAAGTCCGTTAGTTCATAGAATCATGCTGCAAACATGTCCGTTATTGTAATCTTGTCCGTTGCTGTAATCGCGTTCGCAACTGTAGGCCTACGAGTGTCCGTTCCAAAATTCATTTTCTCAACCACAGTCATGTTTACTGTACTCATGTCCACTAATGTAAGCAAGTCTTTAACTATGATTATGTTACTGTAGTCATGTCCATTTTTCCGATAATGTCCATTGCTGTAACCATGCATGTTACTCTCATCATGAACAATGTtgaatcatgattgttattgaaaTCTAGTCCATTATTGCAATCATGTCTAATGCAGTTATGTTTGTTAAGCATGTCCATTGTTGTAATCACGTCAGCTACTGTAAATATGTTTGTTGCTATTATGAGAATCAAGTCCATTGGTCGAGTCACGTAGGTTACCCTTAGCTTGACCGTGGCTGTAATCATGTCGGTTGTTACAGTCATGTCTAACTCGAATCAACCCTGTTCCTTTAATCATGTCTTTTGCTGTAACCCTGTCTGTCACTGATATTATGATTTTCACTGTCTTTCATTGTAAGTGTCACCTTTATAATGTCAGTTACAATAGTAGTCATGTTCGTTGCTGCAATCTAGCTTGTCACTGCATTCATGTCCATTTCTGTAATCTCGTTAGTTACTGCAACAAAGATAGTCACTGTAAACATGGTCAACACTGTAAGCTCGTCTGGTAATCACATTCGCTGTATATCACGTTTGTCATTTTCACGTGTCCGTCACTGTAATCATGTCAATTACTGTAAACGTGTCTGCTTTTGCCATGATGTCTATTCGTGAAAGATGGTCGTTACTGTAATGTCATTCTACTGTATCTTTTATTCTAATCGACTCTTGCTAAAATCATGTCAGTTACTGCAGTCACATCCGTTCCCTATCACGTCTGCTTCTCTAATCAAGTCCGCTGCTGTAATAATGTCATTTGCTGCAATCATGCCCAAAGCCGTAAGCATGTTCGTTACTGCAATATCCCTAACTTAGAGAAATGCTACAGTAATTATTTCTTTAACTCTAACTGTCAGGTTCCGTCGTTAAATTTTATTCTGTAATCATGTCCTCAGCTACAACTACGTCCGTCACtgtaattgtaaatatatttcttgATGCAACTGTATCGTCACTCGGAACGCGTCCGTTAAAATACCCATGTCCGTTACTGTAATGATCTCCTCACTGAAATCATGTTCTACTATAATTACGCTCGTTACTGGAATCGCATTTGtcatgaattattatttattccGCAGTCATGTTAGTGTAGATATATCTGGTAATGTATTCATCCCATTCGTTATTATATGTACTTCAGAAATATGAAGTTATAAAAATGATGCTCATTTGATACTGATAGCAACAACAGCTGAAACAAAAGTCATCACTAATAACACTGATGGAGctgataatgatggcaaagataacaacaaaataacaagagcGAAAAAGtgtaaaataagacaaaaataaccTAAATGCTAACAAGAGcaacggtaataacaacaaaaatgattaataaataacaataaataaacaacaagcaACAAGATAACgtaacagaaaaataacaagattAATGAAAGTCAATAAAAAATGAAGGGGAATGAAGCAACTCTTACGTCCTGGAAAGTAATAGTTGTGTCATTAacacatttgtctgtctgtcagtaagcctcaatgacaataacaatctgcTGTCAATATAAGTAGACTATCGTGTATACTAGTCACATGAGATTATGAATAAGTAAGTTTGCTAAAATTATGCGAGGGTCGACCCAGTAAACATTCATATTTGCAGACATACACATGcgctgaaataaatacatatctaccggtctagacatacatacctaccgtatacatagatagatgaatgtatatacatctgaTAGACACGTATGCATTTActtctgtgcatatgcatgtctgtatatatggatattaattAGGTCGGCCCTCGCACAAAATCAAAATCTCTGTAAGACTGCAGTGTTAGAAACATTCTCTAGTCAGAAACTGTAACGCTGTTTACTCTAAGTATCTGCAAGACTGCAATTCCTGTAATACTGTGTAGTCAGGGTCAGTAACTGGCATGTCAATAACGCCTTGCCGTGTCTAGTCAAAGTGGTAGTAACATTGTCGTGTACAAGCTTCAACAATACTTTTTTCAGGTTTCTGTACCATTATAGTATTAGTAACACTGTATGATTAGTGATATTGCAGTGTCCGTAATGCTAGTTACATAATTTACAGTCTAGTGTCAGCAATACTGTTCAGTCAATTTCAGTGACATTCTACGGTCAGTAATACTTTTCACTTGAAGTCAGTTTCAATAGTCTAAGGACACTTTTTCTCTAGTCAATAACCATGCAGCTGGCAACACTGTCGGAACAGCGAACGAAAACAACACTGGTGTCAATACCAACAATAAGATTGCAGTCAAATTGTTGGTAACACTGTCCGGTCAAGTTGGAAGTAACAGTGTCAATAATACTGTTTAATTGGCCAGTAACACTGTCGAGTCAAATTCCCAGAAGCAGTTTCTAATCAAATTGTCAGTAACAATGTCTTCTCAAATTCCTTGTAATACTGTCAAATCACATTGTCAGTAACACTGTCCATTGAAATTGCCTCAAATAACATTTAGTCAAATTTCGTTCGTTCGTCTCGTCAAGTTGCCAGTAAATTATCTAGTCGAATTGCCATAACACTGTCtggtcaagttgccagtaacactgccaAGTCAAACTTCTAGTAATAGTCAAGTTGCCAGCAACAGTCAAGTGTCCAGTAACACTGTCTaatcaagttgccagtaacagtctactcaagttgccagtaacactctAGTCTACTCAAGTTgcagtaacactgtctagtcaaATTGCCAGTAAGAGTAGTCAAGTTGCCAGTTACACtgcctagtcaagttgccagtaacagtctactcaagttgccagtaataatctagtcaagttgccagaaACAATTTCTAGTCAAGTTGTCAGAAACACTTTCTAGTCAAGTTGTCAGAAACACTGCCTACTCAAGTTCCCAGAAACACtttctagtcaagttgccagaaACTTTCTAGTCAAGTTGTCAGTAACACTTTCTAGTCAAGTTACCAGTAACAGTCTACTCAGGTTGCCAGTAACagtctactcaagttgccagtaactgtctagtcaagttgccagaaACAAtttctagtcaagttgccagtaacactgcctagtcaagttgccagtaacactgtctagtcaagttgccagtaacactgtctagtcgttgccagtaacactgtctaaaGTTGCCAGTAATAATttactcaagttgccagtaacactgtctagtcaagttgccagtaataatctactcaagttgccagtaacattgtctagtcaagttgccagtgaTAATCTAGTCAAATTGCCAGTAACagtctactcaagttgccagtaacactgtctaaacaagttgccagtaacaatctagtcaagttgccagtaacactgtctagtcaagttgccagtaataaTCTAGTCAAATTGTCAGTAACACTgtttagtcaagttgccagtaacactgtctactcaagttgccagtaataatctagtcaagttgccagtaacactgtttagtcaagttgccagtaacactgtctagtcaagttgccagtaataaTCTAGTCAAATTGTCAGTAACACTGTTTAGTCAAGTTGACAGTAACACTGTCTACTCAGGTTGACAGTAACActgtctactcaagttgccagtaacagtctagtcaagttgccagtaatctagtcaagttgccagtaatctagtcaagttgccagaaACACTTTCTAGTCAAGTTGCCATtaacactgtctagtcaagttgccagtaacactgtctagtcaagttgccagtaacactgtctagtcaagttgccagtaacactgtctactcAAGCTGCCAGTAACATtgtctactcaagttgccagtaacagtctagtcaagttgccagtaatctagtcaagttgccagaaACACtttctagtcaagttgccagtaacactgcctagtcaagttgccagtaacactgcctagtcaagttgccagtaacactgtttagtcaagttgccagtaacacggTCTAGTCAAGTTGACAGTAACACTGTCTACTCAAGCTGCCAGTAACATtgtctactcaagttgccagtaacagtctagtcaagttgccagaaACACtttctagtcaagttgccagtaacatggcctagtcaagttgccagtaacatggcctagtcaagttgccagtaacactgtctagtcaagttgccagtaacactgtctagtcaagttgccagtaacactgcctagtcaagttgccagtaacactgtctagtcaagttgccagtaacactgtctagtcaagttgccagtaacactgtctagtcaagttgccagtaacactgtctagtcaagttgccagtaacagtcTTCTCAATTTGCCAGTAACAGTCTTCTCAATTTTCCAGTAACAcagtctagtcaagttgccagtaacactctagtctactcaagttgccagtaacacagtCTACTCAaattgccagtaacactgtctagtcaagttgccagtaacacagtctagtcaagttgccagtaacactctAGTCTACTCAAGTTGCTAGTAACACAGTCTACTCAaattgccagtaacactgtctagtcaagttgccagtaacagtcTAGTCAAGCTGCCAGTAACagtctactcaagttgccaggaacagtctactcaagttgccaggaacagtctactcaagttgccagtaacactgtctactcaagttgccagtaaatCTCTACTTAAGTTgccagtaacagtaataaagttGCCAGTAACATTAGTCAAGTTGCCAGAAACTGtgtagtcaagttgccagtaaatCTCTACTTAAGTTGCCAGTGACAGTaatcaagttgccagtaacactagGCAAGTTGCAAGAAactgtctagtcaagttgccagtaccATTCTCTACTAAAGTTGCCAGTAACAGTCTAGTCAAGTTGCCGGTAAAACTCTGTaatcaagttgccagtaacatcctctagtcaagttgccagtaacactctCCAGTCAGTTGCCAGTAATaatctagtcaagttgccagtaacactgtctattcaagttgccagtaacactgtctattcaagttgccagtaacactgtctattcaagttgccagtaacactgtctattcaagttgccagtaacactgtctattcaagttgccagtaacactgtctattcaagttgccagtaacacggtctattcaagttgccagtaacactgtctagtcaagttgccagtaataaTCGAGTCAAGTTGTCAGTAACACTGCCTAGTCAAACTCCCAGTAATACTCTAGTCAGGTTGCCATTAACAGTCTAGTCAAACtgcctagtcaagttgccagtaacactgtctcgTCAAACTGCCAGTAATAGTCTAgacaagttgccagtaacactgcctagtcaagttgccagtaacactgcctagtcaagttgccagtaacacagtCCAGTCAAGTTGCCAGAaacactgtctagtcaagttgccagtaacagtctagtcaagttgccagtatcactgtctagtcaagttgccagtaataaTCTAGTCAAATTGTCAGTAagtctactcaagttgccagtaacactgtctagtcaagttgccagtaacactgcctagtcaagttgccagtaacacagactactcaagttgccagtaacactgcctagtcaagttgccagtaacacggTCTACCTAAGTTACCAGTAACAtagtctagtcaagttgccagtaacactgtctagtcaCGTTGCCAGTAACATtttctagtcaagttgccagtaacactgtctagtcaagttgccagtaacactgtctagtcaagttgACAGTAagtctactcaagttgccagtaacactgtctagtcaCGTTGCCAGTAACAttgtctagtcaagttgccagtaacacggTCTAGTCACGTTGCCATTAACActgtcaagttgccagtaacactgtctagtcaagttgccagtaacactgtctagtcaagttgccagtaacactgtctagtcaagttgACAGTAagtctactcaagttgccagtaacactgtccaGTCacgttgccagtaacactgtctagtcaagttgccagtaacactgtctactcaagttgccagtaacactgtctactcaagttgccagtaacactgtctagtcaagttgccagtaacactgtctagtcaagttgccagtaacactgtctagtcaagttgccagtaacactgtctagtcaagttgccagtaacactgtctagtcaagttgccagtaacactctagtcaagttgccagtaatactagtcaagttgccagtaacactagtcaagttgccagtaacactagtcaagttgccagtaacactgtctagtcaagttgccagtaacactgtctactcaagttgccagtaacagtctactcaagttgccagtaacactctactcaagttgccagtaacagtctactcaagttgccagtaacacagtTTACgtaagttgccagtaacactgtctagtcaagttgccagtaacactgtctagtcaagttgccagtaacactatCTAGTCAAGTTGCCAATAACACagtctactcaagttgccagtaacactgtctagtcaagttgccagtaactgCCTAATCAAACTGCCTGTAATAGTCTAGTGCCAGTAAGTCTAGTCTAACTG from Penaeus vannamei isolate JL-2024 chromosome 5, ASM4276789v1, whole genome shotgun sequence includes these protein-coding regions:
- the LOC138861873 gene encoding uncharacterized protein — protein: MSSATTTSVTSETVTLFTLSICKTAIPVILCSQVNNHAAGNTVGTANENNTGVNTNNKIAVKLLVTLSGQVGIIVKLPATVKCPVTLSNQVASNSLLKLPSSCQKHCLLKFPETLSSQVARNFLVKLSVTLSSQVTSNSLLRLPVTVYSSCHLLKLPVTLSKQVASNNLVKLPVTLSSQVASNNLVKLSVTLFSQVASNTVYSSCQLTVTLSTQVASNSLVKLPLPVTLSTQVASNSLVKLPETLSSQVAITQSSQVASNTLVYSITLSSQVASNSLVKLPVTVYSSCQEQSTQVARNSLLKLPVTLSTQVAIASDSNQVASNTRQVARNCLVKLPVPFSTKVASNSLVKLPLPVTLSSQVASNNRVKLSVTLPSQTPSNTLVSPVKLPETLSSQVASNSLVKLPVSLSSQVASNNLVKLSSSASKSSLTASNTLVKLPVSLDKLPATLLSQVAISLLKLPVTLVKLPVTQSSQIASKSTQVASNTSQFSQVASNTGHVASKSLVKLPVTLSSQVDIKFPVTQSSQVASNSLLKLPLPVTLSSQVDSKSTQVASNTLLKLPVTLSSQVASNNLVKLSVSLLKLPVTLSSQVDMTLSSQTASNSLVRLPLTVLSNCLVKLPVTLSRQVADHSLVKLPVTQSTQVASNTAKSITLPSQVVSNTLVKLPVTLPI